From the Saccharomonospora marina XMU15 genome, the window GGTGCAAGCCGAGCCCTCGGGCGATGTCCTCGCCGTGCACGAGCACCTCGACACAGCCCATACCGGCGAAACCTTCCGGGTCGCTCATCCCTGTCGGGTGGTAAGCGCGGACATCGGGTGCGGCGGTCCGCACGGTAGCGGCGAGAATCCTTCCGCCCGCGACCGCGAACTCCAGCACCTCGGCCGGGGAAGCGGCCTTGTCCGCGGCGGCTTCGAAACGTACATATCGAGTGGTCGGCTGGGCGACCAGTTGTGCGGCGTAGCAGAGCAGGCAGTCGCCGAGGTGTTCCGACGTGCGCCAACAGTCCGATTCCCCGGTTCCTTTCGGGGTGGTCCAGTCACAATCGGTCGCGGGACGCAGTGTCGTCTCGATGCTGTCCAGCGCCGCGTGAAGGTCGTCAGCGGTGACCGCCATCAGGGCTCCATGCTTCTTTCACGGTTTGTGGTGCGTCATCTTGACACGGATGAGGGGTCGGCGAACCAATTGCCACGTCGCCATCGCGTCACTCGCGCGGACGTGCCGCTCGGCGGTGGTGGAGCGGGCGCAGAGCCAAGACAAGCGCTGCGGTGACCCCCTGCCGGCGCGGCCTCTTCGAGCTGCGACTCGGCCGAGGCCGTCAGTTCCTCGGGGAACGAGCGAGAAGTTCTTCGGCCACGGTCGACGCCGCCAGGTAGGCGTTGTCCACGGCGATCTGGTAGCCGGGAAACTCCGACAGCAGTTGGGTGATGCTCTGTCCCTGATAGGGCTGGTCGAAGTTGCTTGCCGTCCGAAGTGAAAGGTACCGGTCGAGTCGGCCTCGTGCCGACAGCGCGGCGGCGACGGCGGTGTCTTCCATTTGGGAGGTGCAGTAGATGCCTTGCTCCTGTGTCCACAGGTCGGTGATGTACTGGGCCCGTTCGGACAGCTGCGCTCCCGCCCAGTAGTCGTCGCCCGTGACGGTGTCGCAGACGTCGACGTAGGGATCCTGGTTCCGTTGGCCCGGATACCGGCTCCTGTTGCGCTCGGCCTCCGCGCTGTCGGCCAGTTCGAGGTCCTTGGTCAGCTTGTAGGCGAGATCGACGAGTTCGTCGTTGAGCCGGAAGACATTCGTGCCGTCAGCGTCGAAGGGCAGGTAGCCGTGGGAAACCTCGGGGGCCGACTGCGGCAGCAGATGGTGACCGAGGTCCCAGTCCACGACCCAGCGGGCCCATGCCGCGAAACCCAGCGTGCCTTCGTCCGGCGGGGTCCCCGCGATTCCCGCCGTGACGAAGTGCGCGTCGCGCAGATTCAGCTTCGGGCTGTCGAGGATGGCCATCATGCTGACGGCCGCGTGCGACTTGCCGATGCCGATCTTCGCGACGCAGAGTCCTCGCCCATCGCAATGCATCGGGGCGTAGGCACCGGGCACGTCGATCTGGATCGGTAGACGCTCGTTCTCCAGCCAGGGAGCTGTCTCGCCGTCGAACATGGTGATGACCAGGACCGAGACCCGAAATGGCTCGCCGCCCGCCTTCGGCCCTCCGCCCGCGAGCGGGCTGGAGGACGG encodes:
- a CDS encoding maleylpyruvate isomerase mycothiol-dependent enzyme family protein; this encodes MAVTADDLHAALDSIETTLRPATDCDWTTPKGTGESDCWRTSEHLGDCLLCYAAQLVAQPTTRYVRFEAAADKAASPAEVLEFAVAGGRILAATVRTAAPDVRAYHPTGMSDPEGFAGMGCVEVLVHGEDIARGLGLHLDPPPDVCARVLARMFPHSSADISGIDPWTALLWATDRTDLPGSQRQSGWRWRAAPLDA
- a CDS encoding purine-nucleoside phosphorylase, which codes for MSRSAFVTSWAGRLGVVGLIAVLAALAAPSSSPLAGGGPKAGGEPFRVSVLVITMFDGETAPWLENERLPIQIDVPGAYAPMHCDGRGLCVAKIGIGKSHAAVSMMAILDSPKLNLRDAHFVTAGIAGTPPDEGTLGFAAWARWVVDWDLGHHLLPQSAPEVSHGYLPFDADGTNVFRLNDELVDLAYKLTKDLELADSAEAERNRSRYPGQRNQDPYVDVCDTVTGDDYWAGAQLSERAQYITDLWTQEQGIYCTSQMEDTAVAAALSARGRLDRYLSLRTASNFDQPYQGQSITQLLSEFPGYQIAVDNAYLAASTVAEELLARSPRN